A genomic segment from Bradyrhizobium sp. ISRA430 encodes:
- a CDS encoding DUF1254 domain-containing protein → MIRLLFTIVAGILLGLVVHLVSVLALPRIATQDAYSRLTPMTKLNAVTQLPLADPNTSPMPFMDPAFAQAICRYDLSGGPLKLAVPVSQAYTSVSFYTRNEIAYYAINDRSAGKKVIELDLMTEAQHNELPEDEEITSADRLIIDSPSATGLIVMKALAAEPGLMQQAQASLGAATCAVQTEPPAKAETPRGRR, encoded by the coding sequence GTCCATCTGGTCAGCGTGCTGGCGCTGCCGCGAATCGCGACCCAGGACGCCTATTCGCGGCTGACGCCGATGACCAAGCTCAATGCCGTCACGCAGCTTCCCCTCGCGGACCCCAACACCTCGCCGATGCCGTTCATGGATCCGGCCTTTGCGCAGGCGATCTGCCGCTACGATCTGTCGGGCGGGCCGCTCAAGCTCGCGGTGCCGGTGAGCCAAGCCTACACCTCGGTGTCGTTCTACACCCGCAACGAGATCGCCTATTACGCGATCAACGACCGTTCGGCGGGCAAGAAGGTGATCGAGCTCGACTTGATGACGGAAGCACAGCACAACGAGCTGCCCGAGGACGAAGAGATCACGTCCGCCGACCGCCTGATCATCGACTCGCCCAGTGCGACCGGTCTGATCGTGATGAAGGCGCTCGCCGCAGAGCCCGGCCTGATGCAGCAGGCACAGGCTTCGCTCGGCGCCGCAACCTGCGCGGTTCAGACCGAGCCGCCCGCGAAGGCCGAGACGCCGCGCGGTCGCCGCTGA
- a CDS encoding MBL fold metallo-hydrolase gives MKVHHLNTGTMCPMGQRLVNGTGSLFQRARMVCHCLLIETDIGLVLVDTGIGLGDIAAPGRLGRRWLRQTAPKLDPSETAVEQVRALGYSPNDVRHVLLTHLDRDHAGGVPDFPHAAIHVHRAEYDMAVLRKPPPPEGRYVTEQWQHRPSWKFYDEAGEDWFGFKGVRALGDREADVLIIPLAGHTLGHCGIAVRISDKWLLHAGDSYFFHGQLEASARMPLVLGYFQRRVDMDRNARIANQARLRALKLKHGDRVTVFNSHDPVDYENCRCGAH, from the coding sequence ATGAAAGTCCATCATCTCAACACTGGCACCATGTGCCCGATGGGGCAGCGTCTGGTGAACGGCACCGGAAGCCTGTTCCAGCGCGCACGCATGGTCTGCCACTGCCTGCTGATCGAAACCGATATTGGATTAGTCCTGGTCGACACCGGCATCGGGCTCGGCGATATCGCGGCGCCGGGGCGGCTGGGACGGCGATGGCTGCGGCAGACCGCGCCAAAACTCGATCCATCCGAGACCGCAGTCGAGCAGGTGAGGGCGCTCGGCTATTCGCCCAATGATGTGCGTCACGTGTTGCTGACGCATCTCGATCGCGATCATGCCGGCGGCGTTCCCGACTTTCCCCATGCCGCGATTCACGTTCACCGCGCCGAATACGACATGGCGGTGCTGCGAAAGCCGCCGCCACCAGAGGGGCGATATGTCACCGAGCAGTGGCAGCACAGACCAAGCTGGAAGTTCTACGATGAAGCCGGCGAAGACTGGTTCGGCTTCAAGGGCGTCCGCGCGCTGGGCGATCGCGAGGCGGACGTCCTGATCATCCCGCTCGCCGGTCACACGCTCGGTCATTGCGGCATCGCGGTGCGCATCAGCGACAAATGGCTGCTACATGCCGGCGACAGCTATTTCTTTCACGGTCAGCTCGAGGCATCGGCTCGCATGCCGCTGGTGCTCGGCTATTTCCAGCGCCGGGTCGACATGGATCGCAACGCGCGGATCGCGAACCAGGCGCGGCTGCGTGCGCTCAAGCTGAAACACGGCGATCGCGTGACGGTCTTCAACAGCCATGATCCCGTCGACTACGAGAACTGCCGGTGCGGCGCGCACTAG
- a CDS encoding LysR family transcriptional regulator — MDIRELRYFAAVYRARNLTAAARACFVSQPSISTAITNLEAELGTTLFIRHKKGVAPTASAEQFHAHARRIIDEADAARSLFRKPSAKTTVTLGLMRTLDAPRAIALLKPLTAHPDVSLRLVGSDEYADARIISKNMLRADEQFVTLWSEHYVAALPPSHPLTLKDRLRAADLADVPLIDRCHCERGEFFGRTAQRRPPAAIAQSEDWAMALVAAGVGIAIVPEGVARGNPDVAVREIEVKVRREVGLAYRASVPLADALKDFVAKLGKQRPRSKRIARQTSARKTPSRAR, encoded by the coding sequence ATGGATATCCGCGAACTTCGCTACTTCGCCGCTGTCTACCGCGCGCGCAATCTGACCGCGGCGGCGCGCGCATGCTTCGTGTCACAGCCGTCGATCTCCACCGCGATCACCAATCTGGAGGCCGAGCTCGGGACGACTCTCTTCATCCGGCACAAGAAGGGCGTCGCGCCCACCGCCTCGGCAGAGCAGTTTCACGCCCACGCGCGCCGCATCATCGACGAGGCCGACGCCGCACGCAGCCTGTTCAGGAAGCCGAGCGCGAAGACCACGGTAACTCTCGGCCTGATGCGCACGCTCGACGCGCCGCGGGCCATCGCCCTGTTGAAGCCACTGACGGCCCATCCGGACGTTTCGCTCCGCCTCGTCGGTAGCGACGAGTACGCCGATGCGCGGATCATTTCGAAGAACATGCTCCGCGCAGACGAGCAATTCGTCACGCTCTGGAGCGAACACTACGTCGCAGCGCTGCCGCCGTCACACCCGCTGACGCTCAAGGACAGGCTCCGCGCGGCCGACCTCGCCGATGTTCCCCTGATCGATCGCTGCCACTGCGAGAGAGGCGAATTCTTCGGACGCACCGCGCAGCGGCGCCCGCCTGCCGCGATCGCGCAATCCGAGGATTGGGCCATGGCGCTGGTCGCGGCCGGCGTCGGCATCGCCATCGTCCCCGAAGGCGTGGCGCGCGGCAATCCGGACGTCGCAGTGCGCGAGATCGAGGTGAAGGTGCGGCGGGAGGTCGGGCTCGCCTATCGCGCATCAGTGCCGCTGGCGGATGCGCTGAAGGATTTTGTCGCGAAGCTTGGGAAGCAACGGCCTCGGTCGAAGCGGATCGCGCGCCAAACGAGCGCGCGCAAGACTCCTAGCCGCGCACGCTAA
- a CDS encoding DUF2336 domain-containing protein: MTKSLFPGFDGLMTLSRREGVDIRPTLLRVLTDLYVQASSHSDDEQRQFVELATRLIDQVDDATRAAVKARLAIYPATPAPIMQKLGLMAAQEGRRIPLAREIPTPPPAPMPARTPTDAELRMASNMAMQPTDAADIHDMFFRADESERALILQNLAQTPLKAAPRIPTVRAKRAIQILEMAAIANDVENFTLELGDSLILPSRVAAEIVDDPGGEALAVAARALDMPSPNFQRILLFFKPEIGTSVNTVYRLSRLYDRLSDRSALVMLAAWRGSTLAVTRAKYQSSLYEGERQRARAIANQPRPTMQPGAIPATRTGTGGSDR; encoded by the coding sequence ATGACCAAGTCGCTGTTTCCCGGATTCGACGGGCTGATGACCCTCTCCCGTCGCGAAGGCGTCGATATCCGCCCGACGCTGCTGCGCGTGCTGACGGACCTCTATGTCCAGGCGAGCAGCCACAGTGACGACGAACAGCGGCAGTTCGTCGAACTCGCCACGCGCCTGATCGATCAGGTCGACGATGCGACGCGCGCCGCCGTCAAGGCGCGGCTTGCGATCTACCCGGCAACGCCCGCACCGATCATGCAGAAGCTCGGGCTGATGGCCGCGCAGGAGGGCCGCCGGATTCCGCTCGCGCGGGAAATCCCCACGCCGCCGCCGGCTCCCATGCCCGCGCGCACGCCGACCGATGCGGAACTGCGCATGGCCTCGAACATGGCGATGCAGCCAACGGACGCCGCCGATATCCACGACATGTTCTTTCGCGCCGACGAATCCGAGCGCGCCCTGATCCTGCAAAACCTGGCGCAGACACCGCTCAAGGCCGCGCCGCGCATTCCGACCGTGCGGGCCAAGCGCGCGATCCAGATCCTGGAGATGGCGGCCATCGCCAACGACGTCGAGAACTTCACCCTCGAGCTCGGCGACAGCCTGATCCTGCCCTCGCGCGTCGCGGCGGAGATCGTCGACGATCCCGGCGGCGAAGCGCTGGCGGTCGCCGCACGTGCGCTCGACATGCCGAGCCCCAACTTCCAGCGCATCCTGCTGTTCTTCAAGCCGGAGATCGGCACGTCGGTGAACACGGTGTACCGGCTGTCGCGGCTTTACGACCGTCTGAGCGACCGCTCTGCGCTGGTGATGCTAGCTGCCTGGCGCGGCTCGACGCTCGCAGTCACGCGCGCCAAGTACCAGTCCTCGCTGTACGAGGGCGAGCGCCAGCGCGCGCGTGCAATCGCTAACCAGCCGCGGCCCACTATGCAGCCCGGCGCGATCCCCGCGACGCGAACCGGCACGGGTGGCTCGGATCGCTAG
- a CDS encoding IS5 family transposase, translating into MAVKQTGQPSFIEAWLPKGAGANAALDRLSSLVKWYRFEKLMAHLRDEGSPGRPGYPVLVLFRALLLQSLYGLSERELEEALGDRLSFKRFVGLSLEDATPDHTVLNRFRNQLVEQGLLDKLFGELDRQLENAGVILKRGTMLDATLIQAVSAPPTQEQPSKDPDARFAKRQGKSGSTFGYKAHMGVDEGSGLIRSVLTTPANINDTTPADDLIRGDEAVVWADAAYDTHARRARLKAEGKKPRIARRPNRHHPELPPRLKRYNLLIARRRATVETTFATLKRRMRLTCIRYVGLAKASGQVLLASIAFNMRKWAAITA; encoded by the coding sequence ATGGCGGTGAAGCAGACGGGGCAGCCGAGTTTTATTGAGGCGTGGCTGCCGAAGGGAGCCGGTGCCAATGCGGCGCTGGATCGGTTGTCGAGCTTGGTCAAATGGTACCGGTTCGAGAAGCTGATGGCGCATTTGCGGGATGAAGGAAGCCCTGGCCGCCCGGGCTATCCGGTGCTGGTGCTGTTTCGCGCGCTGCTGTTGCAGTCGCTCTATGGTCTTTCGGAGCGCGAGCTCGAGGAGGCGCTGGGGGACCGCTTGTCGTTCAAGCGCTTCGTGGGTCTCAGTCTCGAAGATGCGACGCCTGATCACACGGTCCTGAACCGCTTCCGGAACCAGCTTGTTGAGCAAGGGCTGCTGGACAAGCTGTTTGGTGAGCTCGATCGTCAGCTTGAGAATGCTGGTGTCATCCTGAAGCGCGGCACGATGCTGGATGCGACATTGATCCAGGCGGTGTCAGCGCCTCCGACGCAAGAACAGCCGTCGAAGGATCCCGATGCCCGGTTTGCCAAGCGGCAAGGCAAAAGCGGCTCGACCTTCGGTTACAAGGCTCACATGGGTGTCGATGAGGGCTCCGGCCTGATCCGGTCGGTGCTGACCACGCCCGCCAATATCAACGACACGACGCCTGCGGACGATCTGATCCGCGGCGACGAAGCCGTGGTGTGGGCCGATGCCGCCTATGACACCCATGCCAGGCGGGCCCGGCTGAAAGCTGAAGGCAAAAAGCCCCGCATCGCACGTCGTCCCAACAGGCATCACCCGGAGCTGCCGCCGAGGCTCAAACGCTACAACCTTCTCATCGCCCGACGACGGGCAACGGTGGAGACCACCTTCGCCACCCTCAAACGCCGCATGCGACTGACCTGCATCCGTTATGTCGGTCTTGCCAAAGCAAGCGGGCAAGTCCTGCTCGCCTCCATCGCGTTCAACATGAGGAAATGGGCTGCGATCACAGCCTGA
- a CDS encoding DUF1491 family protein: MRLKSSIWVAAYLRRCQTEGVFGAVRRRGAEEAGAVFVKVSLLDGNAMLYVPAPQTVYEDGRPVDRFFVPVAPQPQPEQSVEDRLTKEIRFDPDAWIVETEDRAGRHFLELAKT, translated from the coding sequence ATGAGATTGAAATCCAGCATCTGGGTGGCGGCTTACTTGCGCCGTTGCCAAACCGAGGGCGTGTTCGGCGCGGTACGCCGTCGCGGCGCCGAAGAGGCGGGCGCGGTGTTCGTGAAGGTCTCGCTGCTTGACGGTAATGCGATGCTGTACGTGCCGGCGCCGCAGACCGTCTATGAGGACGGCCGGCCGGTCGATCGCTTCTTCGTGCCCGTTGCGCCGCAGCCTCAGCCGGAGCAGTCCGTCGAGGACCGCCTGACCAAGGAAATCCGCTTCGACCCCGACGCCTGGATCGTTGAGACCGAGGACCGCGCGGGGCGGCATTTCCTGGAGCTGGCGAAGACCTGA
- a CDS encoding peptidoglycan-binding protein, translated as MPRKSAKDAAAPRRRGAKAAVVDIETERNLAMRILLHSPKDTLAGFVAIAAVCAIIGNALFLQTGRHPAPMFGTVINLPAPSSAALSSPLPRPRPVGADMSPLEPKPTEFRVEPKPAERAPEKPVEATASTPRSGDPMTNLVKATTSTPPSVAIARPPAPIPVPQSPAARRIAGVQRALSEYGYGQLKVTGTMSGETQSAIQKFEREHRMAVTGQVSDRLLRELAAAIGHPVE; from the coding sequence GTGCCTAGAAAGTCTGCAAAGGACGCTGCCGCTCCGCGCCGCCGTGGCGCCAAGGCTGCTGTTGTCGATATCGAGACCGAGCGCAATCTCGCGATGCGGATTCTGCTGCACAGCCCCAAGGACACGCTGGCCGGCTTCGTCGCTATCGCCGCTGTCTGCGCCATCATCGGCAATGCGCTATTTCTCCAGACCGGCCGGCATCCGGCGCCGATGTTCGGAACCGTGATCAATCTGCCCGCGCCATCGTCCGCTGCGCTGTCGAGCCCGCTTCCGCGGCCGCGTCCGGTCGGCGCCGATATGTCGCCGCTCGAGCCGAAACCGACTGAATTTCGCGTCGAACCGAAGCCTGCAGAGAGGGCGCCGGAGAAACCGGTCGAGGCGACCGCATCGACGCCGAGATCGGGCGATCCTATGACCAATCTGGTCAAGGCCACGACGTCGACGCCGCCATCCGTCGCCATCGCCCGACCGCCGGCGCCGATCCCGGTGCCGCAGAGCCCTGCGGCGCGACGCATCGCCGGCGTCCAGCGCGCGCTGTCCGAATATGGCTACGGCCAGTTGAAGGTCACGGGGACGATGAGCGGCGAGACCCAGTCCGCGATCCAGAAGTTCGAGCGCGAGCACAGGATGGCCGTTACCGGGCAGGTGTCTGATCGCCTGTTGCGCGAGCTCGCGGCCGCGATCGGGCACCCCGTCGAATAA
- a CDS encoding PAS domain-containing sensor histidine kinase: protein MSRSARPVTVLSIIRDCLDALLHPSARYDALTRARHRAFMAPRLLGSLAAFAAFPVYLAMRGAPSAIEVAAFAWLIAPILLSWFLSRTGHYEGAHVLSSLALAGLIMAVVATTGGIESFAAIWLVAVPLEAALSASRRAAAFASLLALSCAGMLILVSQFGWLPPAEPSAMERGVYLAFGVASATLYAAGLAFGAESLARTSVALLSREEGRYRLLARNMSDVISRHQRGGAVQFISPAAESMLGIPVAQLLGHGLFDRVHVADRPAYLTALSDAARGEVRSVEFRLRRDNAGPERGQVDFLWVEMRCRPLDQESARDMACEAEVVAVMRDVTDRKNQEQALEEARSAAEAADAAKTRFLATMSHELRTPLNAIIGFSEMIAQEQSLMLGAAQRKEYAQLINDSGQHLLSVVNGILDMSKMESGNFEISSEPFAPRGALLHCCNLLALKARENGIDLITDAPQDLPMMTGDPRAFKQIVLNLVANAIKFTERDGQVTVAAAASASQLTLRISDTGVGIAPDDLKRIGAPFFQAGKTYQRRHEGTGLGLSIVKSLVALHLGELTVQSRLGEGTAVTVKLPLVYTPPQVKPPESNIATLTPAPRQETQDQTQDHPQDQPALVKKSA from the coding sequence ATGAGCCGAAGCGCGAGACCCGTGACAGTTTTGAGTATCATCCGCGATTGTCTCGATGCACTGCTGCATCCCTCTGCGCGTTACGATGCGCTGACGCGGGCGCGCCACCGTGCCTTCATGGCGCCGCGGCTGCTCGGCAGCCTGGCCGCCTTCGCCGCCTTTCCCGTCTATCTTGCCATGCGTGGCGCGCCGAGCGCGATCGAAGTCGCGGCGTTCGCATGGCTGATCGCACCGATCCTGCTGTCGTGGTTTCTGTCGCGCACGGGCCATTATGAAGGTGCGCATGTGCTGTCGTCGCTGGCACTCGCCGGCCTGATCATGGCGGTCGTGGCCACGACCGGCGGCATCGAATCCTTTGCCGCGATCTGGCTGGTCGCGGTTCCACTCGAAGCCGCATTGTCGGCCTCGCGCCGCGCCGCGGCCTTTGCCTCGCTGCTCGCCCTGTCCTGTGCGGGGATGCTGATCCTTGTCAGCCAGTTCGGCTGGCTTCCGCCGGCAGAACCGAGCGCCATGGAACGCGGCGTCTACTTGGCATTCGGTGTCGCCTCGGCGACGCTCTACGCCGCGGGCCTCGCCTTTGGCGCGGAATCGCTGGCGCGCACGAGCGTCGCGCTCTTGTCGCGTGAAGAGGGGCGTTACCGGCTGCTGGCGCGCAATATGAGTGATGTCATCTCGCGGCATCAGCGCGGCGGCGCGGTGCAGTTCATCTCGCCGGCGGCCGAGAGCATGCTCGGGATTCCGGTTGCACAACTGCTCGGCCACGGTCTGTTCGACCGCGTCCATGTCGCCGATCGTCCGGCCTATCTCACCGCACTGTCGGATGCAGCGCGTGGCGAGGTCCGCAGCGTCGAGTTCCGGCTGCGGCGCGACAATGCGGGGCCCGAACGCGGCCAGGTCGATTTCCTCTGGGTCGAGATGCGTTGCCGGCCGCTCGATCAGGAGTCGGCGCGCGACATGGCGTGCGAAGCGGAGGTCGTCGCGGTGATGCGCGACGTTACCGATCGCAAGAACCAGGAGCAGGCGCTCGAAGAGGCGCGTAGCGCCGCTGAAGCCGCCGATGCCGCCAAGACGCGCTTCCTCGCCACCATGAGCCACGAACTGCGCACGCCGCTCAACGCCATCATCGGATTCTCGGAGATGATCGCGCAGGAGCAGAGCTTGATGCTCGGCGCAGCCCAGCGCAAGGAATATGCCCAGCTCATCAACGATTCCGGCCAGCACCTGCTGTCGGTCGTCAACGGCATCCTCGACATGTCGAAGATGGAGTCGGGAAATTTCGAGATTTCGTCGGAGCCATTCGCGCCGCGTGGCGCGCTGCTTCATTGCTGCAATCTACTCGCGCTGAAGGCGCGGGAGAACGGCATCGATCTGATCACCGATGCGCCGCAGGACCTGCCGATGATGACCGGCGACCCGCGCGCCTTCAAGCAGATCGTGCTCAACCTCGTCGCCAATGCCATCAAATTCACCGAGCGCGACGGTCAGGTCACGGTCGCCGCCGCGGCGTCCGCCTCGCAGCTCACACTTCGCATCAGCGACACCGGCGTCGGCATCGCGCCCGATGACCTCAAGCGCATCGGCGCGCCGTTCTTCCAGGCCGGCAAGACCTATCAACGCCGCCACGAAGGCACGGGCCTCGGCCTTTCGATCGTGAAGAGCCTCGTGGCGTTGCATCTCGGCGAATTGACGGTACAAAGCAGGCTCGGCGAGGGCACGGCCGTCACGGTCAAGCTGCCGCTCGTCTACACGCCGCCGCAAGTCAAGCCGCCCGAGAGCAACATCGCGACGTTGACGCCGGCGCCGCGCCAGGAAACGCAAGACCAAACTCAAGACCACCCCCAGGACCAACCTGCTCTGGTGAAGAAAAGTGCCTAG
- a CDS encoding DUF5330 domain-containing protein has translation MRFLLRITFWLGLVLVLLPRDKTPESEKLPQLGAADAVQAATAAVSDMSQFCKRQPAACEVGGQAATIIGQRAQDGARKLYQIINDKKEQITNDKNEKNEKKAPDHTGSIAMAGEGDTAASEAPPDTLTQDDLALEWRGPAAAN, from the coding sequence ATGCGCTTTCTGCTCCGCATCACATTCTGGCTCGGGCTGGTGCTGGTGCTCCTGCCGCGGGACAAGACGCCCGAATCGGAGAAGCTGCCGCAGCTCGGCGCCGCCGATGCCGTGCAGGCTGCGACCGCGGCCGTTTCGGACATGAGCCAGTTCTGCAAGCGCCAACCGGCGGCCTGCGAGGTCGGCGGACAGGCGGCGACCATCATAGGCCAGCGCGCCCAGGACGGCGCGCGCAAGCTGTACCAGATCATCAACGACAAGAAAGAGCAGATCACCAACGACAAGAACGAAAAGAACGAGAAGAAGGCGCCCGACCACACCGGCTCGATCGCGATGGCCGGCGAAGGCGATACGGCCGCGAGCGAGGCGCCGCCCGACACCCTGACCCAGGACGACCTCGCGCTGGAATGGCGCGGGCCAGCAGCGGCGAATTAG
- a CDS encoding SufE family protein → MTTIDEIRDNFEILDDWDDRYRYVIELGRTLEPMSEALHSAENKVQGCVSQVWLSKSIERGNGAPVLKYLGDSDAHIVRGLVAILLSLYSGRTPQEILSTDAIAVFDEFGFREHLTPQRSNGLRSMVERIRVDAREALAEAS, encoded by the coding sequence ATGACGACGATTGACGAAATCAGGGATAATTTCGAGATACTGGACGACTGGGACGACCGCTACCGCTACGTCATCGAGCTCGGCCGCACCTTGGAACCGATGTCCGAGGCGTTGCACTCGGCCGAGAACAAGGTGCAGGGCTGCGTCAGCCAGGTCTGGCTGTCCAAGAGCATCGAGCGCGGCAACGGCGCGCCAGTCCTGAAATATCTCGGCGACAGCGACGCGCATATCGTGCGCGGGCTCGTCGCGATCCTGCTTTCGCTCTATTCAGGCCGCACGCCGCAAGAGATCCTGTCGACCGACGCGATCGCGGTGTTCGACGAATTCGGCTTTCGCGAGCACCTGACGCCGCAGCGTTCCAATGGCCTGCGCTCGATGGTCGAACGGATCCGGGTCGACGCGAGAGAGGCGCTCGCCGAAGCCTCCTGA
- a CDS encoding MucR family transcriptional regulator produces the protein MSDAGGKNFIELTANIVSAYLSNNPTPAGEIPNLISQVHGALVRVSAGRTEALLEPAKPAVSLKKSIAPDYLVCLEDGKRFKSLKRHLRTQYNMTPEQYREKWGLPADYPMVAPNYAVARSQLAKQMGLGQQQRKRK, from the coding sequence ATGTCGGATGCTGGCGGCAAAAATTTCATCGAGCTGACGGCGAACATCGTGTCGGCCTATCTCAGCAACAATCCGACACCCGCCGGCGAGATTCCGAATCTCATCAGCCAGGTGCATGGCGCCTTGGTGCGGGTCTCCGCGGGCCGAACCGAGGCGCTGCTCGAGCCGGCGAAACCGGCGGTCTCGCTGAAGAAGTCGATCGCGCCGGACTATCTGGTGTGTCTGGAGGACGGCAAGCGCTTCAAGTCGCTGAAGCGCCATCTGCGCACCCAGTACAACATGACGCCGGAACAATACCGCGAGAAATGGGGCCTGCCGGCCGACTATCCTATGGTCGCGCCGAACTATGCGGTGGCGCGCTCGCAACTGGCGAAGCAGATGGGGCTCGGGCAGCAGCAGCGGAAACGGAAATAG
- a CDS encoding DUF308 domain-containing protein, which yields MTLALLIAGIVAVVAGLLAILFGIPIKEFGFGNTLILVGAIGVCSGMLLMGLYVVVLELKSIARRLANLTAPSDVRVRPVLPPGLAPAGVPMAEAASAPAMKAEPPPSPVAPPPWLDDAARERSRAEAPSAPEVPAPPPATPEAPRRRNLLFASTSRKERERAQGKAAEGLPPQPPAEPATPAAPEAPPASFDDAWPKPDRMRPAEPAASRRPAPPPRSPSAFTEAAPPASESPPPPPAPAEQPPVTVLKSGVVDGMAYSLYSDGSIEAQMPEGMMRFASIDELRAHLDQRS from the coding sequence ATGACGTTGGCATTGTTGATCGCGGGGATCGTCGCTGTCGTGGCGGGCCTCCTTGCGATCCTTTTTGGCATCCCGATCAAGGAATTCGGTTTCGGCAACACGCTGATACTTGTCGGCGCAATCGGCGTCTGCTCCGGAATGTTACTGATGGGCCTCTACGTCGTGGTCCTGGAACTGAAGAGCATCGCCCGGCGCCTTGCGAACCTGACAGCGCCGTCGGACGTCCGGGTCCGGCCCGTGCTGCCGCCGGGCCTCGCGCCGGCCGGCGTGCCAATGGCCGAGGCGGCGTCCGCGCCAGCAATGAAGGCCGAGCCGCCGCCGTCGCCCGTTGCGCCCCCGCCATGGCTCGACGACGCCGCACGCGAGCGGTCGCGCGCCGAGGCGCCATCCGCTCCGGAAGTGCCCGCGCCGCCGCCCGCGACTCCCGAGGCGCCACGGCGGCGCAACCTGCTGTTTGCCTCGACCTCGCGCAAGGAGCGCGAGCGCGCCCAGGGCAAGGCTGCCGAAGGCCTGCCGCCGCAACCGCCTGCCGAGCCTGCGACCCCCGCTGCGCCGGAGGCGCCGCCTGCGAGCTTCGACGATGCCTGGCCGAAGCCCGACCGGATGCGGCCGGCCGAGCCCGCAGCGTCGCGTCGTCCGGCGCCACCGCCGCGCTCGCCCTCGGCCTTCACCGAAGCTGCTCCGCCCGCGTCCGAATCTCCGCCGCCTCCGCCAGCTCCGGCCGAGCAGCCACCCGTCACCGTGCTCAAATCCGGCGTCGTCGACGGCATGGCCTATTCGCTTTATTCCGACGGATCGATCGAAGCGCAGATGCCGGAGGGCATGATGCGCTTCGCCTCGATCGACGAATTGCGCGCCCATCTCGACCAGCGCTCCTGA